CTAGCTTGTGGTGTATACTAATCTTGCTTGTTTTCTCACGACTCTTGTGATGAACGTcgcagttttttatttatgatgttgctttctaaacataatatttacggGAAATATGTTCGATAGAGCACCATGGCATCGTCCCAATGGGTTAAAACAGAGCCAATTATGGTAACCATGTGTAGTTCCAGTTCATAGTTTGGCGATCTTCCAGAAACTtccattttttgttaatattccTCGAGTTGTTCATTGCATCACTTGTCTAATAAACTCTTAAATAAATGCCTCAGTACAAAGTAAACTGTCTGCCCTTGAGGCTATGCCCTATACAAATGAAACATGTATTTTCGAAGCAAGTGTTTTACTGAActtaaatgttttcttttgtttgcaGGTAAAAATGAAGCCGAAAGTTCTAGATCGTGTAATTGTGTTCACAAGCATTGTTGGAATCCTGCTTTCAACGTACGCGATGTACGTGGAAATGGCTGTGGAGTCTCAACCTGGTTACAAAGCTCTCTGTGATATTTCCGAGTACGCTAGCTGCTCACGTGTGCTTTCTTCTGAGtaagttgtttataaaattgtgaTTGCAAATCTAGGAAATctcttttgtaaaattttcgGGGTAGTAGAGTTTTTCATGCGTTTTGTTGCTTACGTAATAAGTATTCATCTATACAATTTTCTACGGTGGTATCTATATTAGACTTTTAGTTTCTATTATAATCTAAGCGTTGCGTGTAAATTAtacagtaataatatataaaaacataataacagtcacaaaaagtttagaataatataaaactatggTCACTAACGACAGATGTAAacgtacttacttatatttgtaTTGTAGTCTATTATGTGAGTAGCATCATTTATTCCGCTAACTTATTTAtatagtaacaaataatttattctgtcgacagatatttatacatattcaCTAAGTACCTATGTGtgttaaaagataataaattgtcTTGCAGGTTCTCCAAAGGATTTGGTTTATTGCCAGAAGAATCTCCGCTGAAAGTTCCCAACTGTATCTATGGGATCATTTTCTATTGTCtcatcatatttttatgtacgtataaaaacgtttatttttgaCTGTTATTGAGCTATTTGACCCGATTTTTGTTTCGCAgaatttctcaataaaaatgtagtaaacTTAACGACATTAACCCACTCTTTTAAACATCTGCGTGATATATTCGAAGcacataaatacaattttcctTAGATCTGACCGAaaccattataaaattaaactctaTTCGCTTTTACGACGTTAAGATGAAAACGATTATAAAACTGTCATTcataaaaacgtaaaatacCTACAACACCGATAATAAATAatcgattaattaattaaaatgtcagcTCTAAGAAGCTGATTTAACACGAAGGTCTTAATAAGATGGTGTTGTAAGTTGGCTTCTTATCGTAATGATTGTTATAAAAAGTGTTGCCACAGTGGGagttattgtaattaaacgTCTTGTATAGCTTCCATTACGAGTGGTAATTACCGTCGCAATGCCAATAATCGACATCGCATTACGATGCGGCGTCGTCGGTCGACGGCGTGCAATTCGCACATCAACGCGCTCCGTGGTTACCGGCTTCGTGACTCTACCAAGAGAAAAATATTGCGAAATCCCGCGCTAGCTGCTTACTCCAGGCATATTTGGTAGCTCACGAGCCGCGAATAACTGTTATCGTAATAGGCTAACATTGGTACACACACTCTTGGGAAGTGCGAAATGTTTGCTGCCAAAATGATTTACACGTTTAGGGAAAACCTATACTCACAACAATTTGAGCTTGTTAGTTCGTGTTATCGCTGTTTAACAAATATTCGATAGCCGAATGAAATACGTAACTTAATTAAAGTTTCAATAAGATCAAGATTCAAATAGCAACTAAATAAATCCCCAGTAGAGTGAATAAGAAAGtcaaatttgaattatttaacaTTCCCAATAGCATTACAgtgtataacaataaaatgtttctctatttgaatatttagaGGGTTTGCGTGAGCTTTTATTGCTTCGCTAAAATGTTAATTCCGTGAAACACGCTCGTAAATGGTTGGAATTGTAGTGGGCATTGTGTTATTTTAGTCTGATATTGAAATAAGCCACAACCGCTTTGTTTGATCTCTTATGGATTGTAATACCTTGCTTTTGTTGTGTTCACTGCTCGTAATctcttattgaaataatattgtatgtaggtacctactacttaTACCTTAATTTTACTAACCGTTTAGGTTCCAATTAATCTGATATGAATCGTTACTATGGTTAGGAAACAAGTAGGTAATTGTATTAGTTACCTTCTGAACTTTGTAAACGAGTTAATAAGCAagcagataaaaaaaaatcattataaactCGACCCCCCAGCTATCAGAATGTTCCGAGAACGTTAATCAATTATTCTAGTTATTGGAAAGGTTAAATTGTCGATAAACACTACAAAAAATGTGTCTGCGACTGAGGGTAGCTGAATTAAAAGAgtttgtattaaacaaaaagtcctataaaatgttgattttccttttactttacaatgtttgaaataaca
This genomic stretch from Anticarsia gemmatalis isolate Benzon Research Colony breed Stoneville strain chromosome 13, ilAntGemm2 primary, whole genome shotgun sequence harbors:
- the LOC142978051 gene encoding vitamin K epoxide reductase complex subunit 1-like protein 1 — translated: MKPKVLDRVIVFTSIVGILLSTYAMYVEMAVESQPGYKALCDISEYASCSRVLSSEFSKGFGLLPEESPLKVPNCIYGIIFYCLIIFLSTFDQLLVARLLFVGCLSSVAMCFYLAYLLAFVLHDLCVVCISTYIVNGLLTALVYKKTKALAAKKK